GTCCCTTCGACAGGCTCAGGAACCTCGACGGCGCGACGAAGGGCTCGACGGCGAGGGATCCTGGATGCCGCGTCCCGGTGCCCGCGTAAAATGGCGGGGTGACCGAATCCCCCAACGTCCGCGCGCAGGCACCGCTCGCTCCCGGCATGCGCCCGCGTCCGACCGCGATCGAGATCGGCAGCGTGCTCTGCGGGATCTTCGCGTTCGTGACCCTCGCGATCTGGGGCTTCACCGCGTGGCCGTTGCCGTGGAGCATCGTCGCGGGCATCGGCGCCCCCGCCCTGGCCATCCTCGTCTGGGCTCTCTTCGTCTCGCCGCGCGCGGTACTCGCGGTGCACCCCTTCATCCGCGCGCTCGTCGAGCTCTTCGTCTACGCCGCGGCCACGGTGGCGTGGTGGAGCATGGGTCAGGCCTGGATCGGCCTCGGCTTCGCGATCGTCGCCGTCGTCCTCGGCGCTCTGAACGGTCGGCGGCGCCTGGCGTGAGCGCCGACGAGGCGGCGACCCCGTCGACGCCCGCGCGCAGCGCAGCGGAGGCGACACTCGCACTGCTCCGCGCCGAACTCGGCGATCGCGTCGACACCTCCCCCGATGCCCTCGCCGCCGTGCGCGCCGACAAGTCGGGCCACGCGTCCGCCGGCACACCCCTCGCGCTCGTGCACGCGGCATCCGTCACCGACGTCCAAGCGGTGATGCGCGTCGCCACGGCCACCCGGACGCCCGTCGTGCCCCGCGGCGCCGGCACCGGGCTCGCCGGTGGCGCCAACACCGGTGGCGGCGAGATCGCCCTGTCGCTGCGCGGCATGGATCGCGTCCTCGAGGTGCGCCCCGACGATCTGCTCGCCGTCGTCGAACCCGGCATCATCAACGCCGAGCTGAACGCCCTCCTCGAGCCGCACGGCGTCTGGTGGGCGCCCGATCCGGCGAGCCGCGCGATCTCGACCGTCGGCGGCAACATCGCCACGGGCGCGGGCGGCCTGCTCTGCGCCAAGTACGGCGTGGTGCGCGACGCGGTCCTCGGCGTCGACCTCGTGCTCGCCGACGGCCGCCTCCTGCGACTCGGCCACCGCAGCGTCAAGGGCGTCACGGGTCTCGATCTCACCTCGCTCGTCATCGGCTCGGAGGGCACGCTCGGCACCGTGGTGGGCGCGACGCTCAAGCTGCGACGTCTGGTCGAGGGCGAGCGCGTCACCCTGACCGCCCTGTTCGACGGCGTCCGCGCCGCCGCCGTCGCCTCCGCCGCCGTCACGGCATCCGGCATCCAGCCCGCCATCATGGAGCTCATGGATGCCACCAGCCTCGCGGCCGTGCATCGCCTGCTGTCGCTGCCCGCACAGCCCGCGGGTGCGGCGCAGCTGACCATCCAGACCGATGGTCCGGTCGCCGCCGCCGAAGCGCACGCCATCGCCGAGGTGCTGACGGCCGCAGGAGGCCGGGTGTCCGTCGCCGCGAACGACGCCGAGGGCGAGAAGCTCCTCGCCATCCGGAGGGCGATGCACCCCGCCATGGAGTCGCTCGGCACGGCCCTCATCGAGGACGTCTCGGTACCGCGCAGCGCGCTCCCCGCGATGTTCGACGAGATCGCGCGGATCGAGCGGACCTACGACCTCGTCATCCCGACGGTCGCGCACGCCGGTGACGGAAACCTGCACCCGAACTTCATCTTCGACGGTCCCGAGGTGCCGGCGATCGTGTGGGAGGCCGCTGAAGAGCTGTTCCGCGCGGCGCTCGCGCTCGGTGGAACGCTCACCGGTGAGCACGGGATCGGCGTGTTGAAGCGGCGATGGCTCGCCGACGAGCTCGGTGACGACCAGTGGCAGCTCCAGCGCGACATCGCCCGGGTGTTCGATCCCCTCGGCATCCTGAATCCGGGAAAGGTCTTCGCCGCCTGACGCGGGGTCCGGCGCGGGGGCGCGGGCGGGCGGGCGCGGGTTGCGGCGCAGGGCCGCGGGCGGGCGCGGGCGCGGGTTGCGGCGCGGGGGCGCGGGCGGGCGCGGGTTGCGGCGCAGGGCCGCGGGCGGGCGCGGGGCCGGGAGCGGGCTGCGGCGCAGGGCCGCGGGCGGGAGCGCTGCCGCGAGCCGCGGGCCGACCTCCGTGTCGACGTGATAAGACCGTGATAGAACTCGGGGCCGGGATACAGCAGTCGCCTCTACCATGAGAAGACTGACTATCGGGGGGTTTGACATATGACCGACGGCGCGAACAGCACCGACGGCGCGACGTACGCCTGGGCACCGCCCGAGCCGCCGAAGCGCAAGAACCGATCGGGGCTGTGGATCGGCATCCCGGCGGGCGCGACGGCTGTCGCCCTGCTGGCGGCCTCGTTCGTCCTCATCGCCCCCGGGGCCTCCGTCGCCGGCGTGCAGATCGGCGGCCTCACCGCCGGTGCCGCCGCGCAGGCGATCTCCGACCGTCTCGCGAGCACGAGCATCGCGGTCGAGAGCCCGGCCGGCTCGGTGACCGTGACCGGCGCCGAGCTCGGTGCCACGGTCGACGCACAGGCCATCGCCGACAAGGCCTTCTCCGAGAACCCGATGTGGAAGCCCTCGTCGTGGTTCCCCGAAGGCACCGGCGTCTCGATCAACGTCGACCCCGCCAAGGCCGCGGCAGCGCTGCGCGACCTCGCCCCCGACACCTACAAGGCGCCCATCGACGCCACCGTCGCGTACGACGCCGGTTCGCAGTCCTACGTCGCGACCCCGGCCCAGCCCGGCGAGGGCATCGACCCCGCCGCGGTCACCGCAGCGCTCCAGAGCGCCTTCGACGCCGGCACGGTCAGCACGACCGCGCAGGCGGGAGTCGTCCCGGTCGAGGCGCCGGTCACCACCGAGGAAGCCGACGCCGCCGTCGCTCAGCTCAACGGCATCCTCGACAACGCGGGCTTCTACGTCGGTGACGAGCGCACGGTCCCCGTCGACCGCGCCACCGCCGCCTCGTGGCTGACGATCACCCCCGACGGCAAGGGCGACTTCGCGATCTCCGCCGACGAAGCCGCGATCCAGCAGGCCGTCAACGGCCTCGCCGGCGCCGTCGACCGGGGTGCCGTCAACGCCGATGTGATCGTCGACAAGGGTGGCGAAGTCATCCACACGAACACCGAGGGTCAGACCGGCCGCTCGCTCGGCGACACCACCGCGATCGCCGCCGCCTTCGCCTCGCAGCTCACCGAGGGCAACGGCCGCTACGCACTGGCTGTCACCGAGACGCCGTTCGAGACGACCAAGACCGAACGGCACATCGACGTCAACCTCAGCACGCAGACCACGACGCTCTGGCAGAACGGTCAGGTGTACCGGTCGTGGTCGATCTCGTCCGGCGCGGGTGAGCACGCCACCCACACCGGTGAGTTCCGCATCGGTTGGAAGACGTCGATGCAGGACATGGGCTGCGTCCCCGGCTACGACTACTGCACGAAGGACGTTCCCTGGGTCTCGTACTTCAACGGCGACGAGGGCTTCCACGGCACGTACTGGCACAACAACTTCGGTACGCCGATGAGCCACGGGTGCATCAACATGACCATCTCCGCCGCGAAGGAGCTCTACGACTGGGCTTACCGCGGCACGGAGGTCTCGGTCCACTACTGAGTCCGGACTTTCTGAGGGGGCGGATGCCATCGGCATCCGCCCCCTCTGTCGTTTCCGCGCGGCTGCACCGGACTCCGACCGGCCGACGGACACACCCCGGGTCGATACCGCTCCGGCCCGCCACGGACGGGGCAGGCCGGCGTGCTCGCGACCGGCGTCGCCCCGCCGCGACACGACGCAGGACTTCCGTCCTGCCACCTCCCCCGACACCCCGCCTCCGGGCCCCGGCGCGCACAACTCCTGCAGTACGCCCCACCGGGCCCTCCGAAGCCCCCGAGAACAGCGGATTGCAGGAGTTGTGCCGCGCGGGCGAGCCGAGCCGCGAGCCGAGAATGCAGAAGGGGCGGATGCCGATGGCATCCACCCCTTCCGAGTCCGGGCTCAGCGCAGAGCGTCGACCACCGCGTTGAGCGTCGCGGAGGGACGCATGACCTTCTCGACCAGCTCGGTGTTCGGGCGGTAGTACCCGCCGATCTCGGCGTGGTGGCCCTGCACCGCGTTGAGCTCGGCGACGATCGTCTGCTCCTCCGCGGCCAGCTTCTCGGCGACCGGACCGAAGACGGCGGCCAGGTCGGCATCCGTCGTCTGCTTCGCCAGCTCCTGCGCCCAGTACAGGGCGAGGTAGAAGTGGCTGCCGCGGTTGTCGATCGTGCCGAGGGCGCGGCCGGGCGACTTGTCGTTCTCGAGGAACGTGCCGGTCGCGGCGTCCAGCGTCTGTGCCAGCACGCGAGCGCGCTTGTTGCCCGTGGTGTCGGCGAGGTGCTCGAGCGAGGCCGCGAGAGCGAAGAACTCACCCAGCGAGTCCCAGCGCAGGTAGTCCTCCTCGACGAGCTGCTGCACGTGCTTGGGAGCCGAGCCGCCGGCGCCGGTCTCGAACAGGCCGCCGCCCGCGAGGAGCGGGACGATCGAGAGCATCTTGGCGCTCGTGCCCACCTCGAGGATCGGGAAGAGGTCGGTGAGGTAGTCGCGCAGCACGTTGCCGGTGACCGAGATCGTGTCCTCACCGCGGCGGATGCGCTCGAGCGAATACCGCGTGGCCTCGGCGGGGGCGAGGATCTCGATCGTGAGGCCCTCGGTGTCGTGGTCGGCGAGGTACTCGTTGACCTTGGCGATGAGGTTGCGGTCGTGCGCGCGGGTCTCGTCGAGCCAGAACACGGCCGGGACACCGGTTGCGCGGGCACGGGTGACGGCGAGCTTCACCCAGTCGCGCACGGCGACGTCCTTGGTCTGCGTCGCGCGCCAGATGTCGCCCGCGCCCACCTCGTGCTCGAGGAGGACGTCGCCGTTCGAAGCGACGACCTGCACGCGGCCGGGAGCGGCGATCTCGAAGGTCTTGTCGTGGCTGCCGTACTCCTCGGCCGCCTGCGCCATGAGACCGACGTTCGGCACGGAGCCGATGGTCGCCGGGTCGAGCGGGCCGTTCGCGATGACGTCCTCGATGGTCGCCTGGTAGACACCGGCGTACGAGGAGTCGGGGATGACGGCGAGCGTGTCGTCCTCTCCCCCGTCGACGCCCCACAGCTTGCCGCCGTTGCGCACGAGCGCCGGCATCGAGGCATCCACGATCACGTCGGAGGGGACGTGCAGGTTGGTGATGCCCTTGTCGCTGTTGACGTAGGACAGGCGGGGACCGGATGCCAGGGCGTCACGGATCTCGGAGGCGATACCGTCGCCGCCCTCGACGTTCGACAGACCCGCGAGGATCGAGCCGAGGCCGTCGTTGGGCGTGAGGCCGGCGGCGGCGAGGGCGTCGCCGTGACGGTCGAAGACGTCGGCGAAGAAGGCCTTGACGACGTGGCCGAAGATGATCGGGTCGCTGACCTTCATCATCGTGGCCTTGAGGTGCACCGAGTAGAGCACGTCGTCGGCCTTCGCCTGCTCCAGCGTGTCGGCGAGGAACGCGTCGAGGGCCGCGGCCGAGAGGAAGGTGGCATCCACGATCTCGCCCTGGAGGACCTTCAGGCCCTCCTTGAGCGTCGTGGTGGTGCCGTCGGCGGCCACGTGCTGGATGGTCAGGACGTCGTCGTCGGCGATGACCACGGACTTCTCGTTCGAGAAGAAGTCGTCGTGGCCCATCGTCGCGACGCGGGTCTTCGAGCCCTCGGCGAACGCCTTGTTGCGGTGGGGGTGCTTCTTGGCGTAGTTCTTCACCGCGAGCGGGGCGCGGCGGTCGCTGTTGCCCTCGCGCAGCACGGGGTTCACGGCGGAGCCCTTGATGCGGTCGTAACGAGCGCGCACGTCCTTGTCTTCGACGGTCGACGCCTCGTCCGGATAGTCGGGGATGTCGTAGCCCTGCGCCTGCAGCTCCGCGATCGCGGCCTTGAGCTGCGGGATGGATGCCGAGATGTTCGGCAGCTTGATGATGTTCGCCTCGGGCAGCGTGGCGAGTCCGCCGAGCTCGGCGAGCGCGTCGCCCACCTGCTGCTCGGGCGTCAGGCGCTGCGGGAAGGCCGCGAGGATGCGGCCGGCGAGGGAGATGTCGCGGGTTTCGACGTCGACACCCGCCTGCTTCGTGACGGCCTGCACGATGGGCAGGAACGACGCGGTGGCGAGAGCCGGCGCCTCGTCGGTGTACGTGTAAATGATGGTGGAATCGGGCACGTCAGATCTCTCCGTAGAGGCGGCCAGGGTTGCGTTTCAGCCTATCGCACCTCGACAAAGTCTCTTGATGTCAAGATAATTCGACCCGTCGACATCCCGCCTCATGCGCGTTTCGTCCCGGACTCTGCGGCATCCCGAAGGTTGCACACCCCCGGAGGCCCGATACCCTGGGCGCATGGCCGACCTGCGTCTCGTCGAACTGTCCGCCGCCACGATCGTGGCGGTCAACACGCTGTCGTTGAAGCCCGGGCAGGAGCAGTTCCTGGCGCCGGTGAGCTACGGCATCGCGTCCACCGTCATGAATCCCTCGACGTCGTGGCAGCGCGTCGTGCTCGACGGCGACGAGGTCGTGGGCTTCGTCAGCGCCAACTTCGACCCGGACGCGCACGAGGAGCACTTCCGCTCGGTGCTGTGGCGCATCAACGTCGACGCCGACGAGCAGGGCCGCGGCGTCGGCAGCTACGCCATCGCCGCGGTGCTCGCCGAGGCGCGCGAGCGCGGCATGGACCACGTCGACGTCATCTACGAACCCGGCGTCGGCGGCCCCGAGGCGTTCTTCCAGCGCGTGGGCTTCCAGCCCGTCGGCGAGACCGAGTACGGCGAGGTCATCGCGCGCGTCGGTCTGTAACGCGCGCTGCGCGGGGGCGCGCGCGCAACGGAATCGGCTTCGGGCAGCAGATTCGGACCAAATCCGTTTGCTCATCCGAATCCGCTGCACCGTTCCGATTTGATGACGGCGGGGCCTTCCCTCCACATACGCGAACCTGCCCGAGCCGTGCACCGTTGACAGCTATTGCCACGCGACGCGTCGCTCGCGCGGGCAGGGTGAAGCGATGGACATCGCGAAGTGGGTGGCAGAGCGCGGCGGCATCGTGCATCGGCAACAGATTCTGGATGCCGGTGTCCCGGCGAGCCGTCTGCGCACAGCCATCACGCGGGGCGAGGTCGGCCGGGTGCGACGCTACTGGGTCACTTCCCCGAACGCTCCGGCCGCGCTCGTCGAGGCCGCGCGGTCGTCGGCACGGCTGGCGTGCGTCAGCGCCGCCGCGTTCCGCGGGTGGTGGATCCCACCGGGCGTCGGTGACTCGATCCATGTCGCCGTGAAGGCCGACGGGCGCCCTCCCGCCGACGGTGTCGTGGCGCATTGGTCGTCGCCGCTCGTCCCGCTGCCGCCCCACCAACTCGTCGAATCGGTGCTCGACAGCCTGGAACACGTGGCGAGCTGCCTGCCGTTCGAACAGGCCCTGGTCGTATGGGAATCGGCGTTGCGCCACGAGCGGTTGCATCCTGACGTCATCGCCAACGTCCGCTGGCGATCGCCCGTGGCGCGCCGACTCGCCTCCGTCTCGAGCGGGAAGTCCGATTCGGGGCTGGAAACGATCTTCGTCGTTCGTCTCTCGCCGTGGGGCGTAACGATCCGCCAGCAGGTGCTGATCGCGGGACACCACGTCGATGTCCTGATCGGCGATCGACTCGTCGTCCAGCTCGACGGCTTCGCCTTCCACTCGACCCCCAAAGACCGGCAGCGGGACCTCGACCACGATCGAGAGCTCGTCGCGCGCGGGTACACGGTGTTGCGCTTCACCTATCGCGACATCGTGACGGACTGGCCCGCCGTCGAGAGGGTCATCGCGACAGCTCTCGCGCAGGGGCTTCACATGGCGGCGTGATTTGCGCTCGACTCGTGTCTGACGGCGCGGCGCGATCGGAACCATGAGCAGATTCGGATCGGCGCACCGGAATCGGACCGCGGGTGTTCCGGCATCGGCGGAGTCATACGGCCGTTGCATCATCCGGGTGATGGAGGGGGTGCCGGTTGTATTCGGTGGCGGTGCGTGACGCGGCGTTGGCGGCGGTGTGTGCAGGGGCGTCGTTCTCTCGGGCGGCGGCGATGCTGGGGGTTTCGGATGACATCGTGTCTGTGTGGTGGCGTGACAGTGGAGGCGTGCCTGCCGGTCAGGGTCTGTCGCCTGTGTCCGAGCCGATTCGTCCGGGAGGGTCGGGACGTGCGTTGACGTTGGAGGAGCGGGTCGAGATCCAAGCGGGCGTGCGGGCGGGTGAGCGCCAGCGGGCGATCGCGGAGCGGATCGGTCGGGATCAGTCCGTGGTGTCTCGGGAGCTGGCGCGTCATCGCGGTGCCGACGGGTCGTACCGCGCGGTCATGGCTCAGTATGCGGCGCAACGGGATCGGCGCCGGGTCAAGCCGTTCAAGCTGGACACCAACCGGCAGTTGGCGGCGCAGGTTGAGGAGTGGATCGATGAGGGGTGGAGTCCACGGCTCATCGCGCAGGTGCTCGAACGTGATCATCCGGACGATCAGACTTGGCGGGTGAGTCACGAGACGATCTATCAAGCCCTGTATGTCCAAGGGCGCGGGCAGCTGCGTCAGGATCTCGCCCGTCAGCTGTCCACCGGACGTGTCAGCCGCAAAAGCCGGGCCTC
This portion of the Microbacterium testaceum StLB037 genome encodes:
- a CDS encoding type IV toxin-antitoxin system AbiEi family antitoxin domain-containing protein, which codes for MDIAKWVAERGGIVHRQQILDAGVPASRLRTAITRGEVGRVRRYWVTSPNAPAALVEAARSSARLACVSAAAFRGWWIPPGVGDSIHVAVKADGRPPADGVVAHWSSPLVPLPPHQLVESVLDSLEHVASCLPFEQALVVWESALRHERLHPDVIANVRWRSPVARRLASVSSGKSDSGLETIFVVRLSPWGVTIRQQVLIAGHHVDVLIGDRLVVQLDGFAFHSTPKDRQRDLDHDRELVARGYTVLRFTYRDIVTDWPAVERVIATALAQGLHMAA
- a CDS encoding GNAT family N-acetyltransferase is translated as MADLRLVELSAATIVAVNTLSLKPGQEQFLAPVSYGIASTVMNPSTSWQRVVLDGDEVVGFVSANFDPDAHEEHFRSVLWRINVDADEQGRGVGSYAIAAVLAEARERGMDHVDVIYEPGVGGPEAFFQRVGFQPVGETEYGEVIARVGL
- a CDS encoding FAD-binding oxidoreductase gives rise to the protein MSADEAATPSTPARSAAEATLALLRAELGDRVDTSPDALAAVRADKSGHASAGTPLALVHAASVTDVQAVMRVATATRTPVVPRGAGTGLAGGANTGGGEIALSLRGMDRVLEVRPDDLLAVVEPGIINAELNALLEPHGVWWAPDPASRAISTVGGNIATGAGGLLCAKYGVVRDAVLGVDLVLADGRLLRLGHRSVKGVTGLDLTSLVIGSEGTLGTVVGATLKLRRLVEGERVTLTALFDGVRAAAVASAAVTASGIQPAIMELMDATSLAAVHRLLSLPAQPAGAAQLTIQTDGPVAAAEAHAIAEVLTAAGGRVSVAANDAEGEKLLAIRRAMHPAMESLGTALIEDVSVPRSALPAMFDEIARIERTYDLVIPTVAHAGDGNLHPNFIFDGPEVPAIVWEAAEELFRAALALGGTLTGEHGIGVLKRRWLADELGDDQWQLQRDIARVFDPLGILNPGKVFAA
- a CDS encoding NADP-dependent isocitrate dehydrogenase is translated as MPDSTIIYTYTDEAPALATASFLPIVQAVTKQAGVDVETRDISLAGRILAAFPQRLTPEQQVGDALAELGGLATLPEANIIKLPNISASIPQLKAAIAELQAQGYDIPDYPDEASTVEDKDVRARYDRIKGSAVNPVLREGNSDRRAPLAVKNYAKKHPHRNKAFAEGSKTRVATMGHDDFFSNEKSVVIADDDVLTIQHVAADGTTTTLKEGLKVLQGEIVDATFLSAAALDAFLADTLEQAKADDVLYSVHLKATMMKVSDPIIFGHVVKAFFADVFDRHGDALAAAGLTPNDGLGSILAGLSNVEGGDGIASEIRDALASGPRLSYVNSDKGITNLHVPSDVIVDASMPALVRNGGKLWGVDGGEDDTLAVIPDSSYAGVYQATIEDVIANGPLDPATIGSVPNVGLMAQAAEEYGSHDKTFEIAAPGRVQVVASNGDVLLEHEVGAGDIWRATQTKDVAVRDWVKLAVTRARATGVPAVFWLDETRAHDRNLIAKVNEYLADHDTEGLTIEILAPAEATRYSLERIRRGEDTISVTGNVLRDYLTDLFPILEVGTSAKMLSIVPLLAGGGLFETGAGGSAPKHVQQLVEEDYLRWDSLGEFFALAASLEHLADTTGNKRARVLAQTLDAATGTFLENDKSPGRALGTIDNRGSHFYLALYWAQELAKQTTDADLAAVFGPVAEKLAAEEQTIVAELNAVQGHHAEIGGYYRPNTELVEKVMRPSATLNAVVDALR
- a CDS encoding L,D-transpeptidase family protein, giving the protein MTDGANSTDGATYAWAPPEPPKRKNRSGLWIGIPAGATAVALLAASFVLIAPGASVAGVQIGGLTAGAAAQAISDRLASTSIAVESPAGSVTVTGAELGATVDAQAIADKAFSENPMWKPSSWFPEGTGVSINVDPAKAAAALRDLAPDTYKAPIDATVAYDAGSQSYVATPAQPGEGIDPAAVTAALQSAFDAGTVSTTAQAGVVPVEAPVTTEEADAAVAQLNGILDNAGFYVGDERTVPVDRATAASWLTITPDGKGDFAISADEAAIQQAVNGLAGAVDRGAVNADVIVDKGGEVIHTNTEGQTGRSLGDTTAIAAAFASQLTEGNGRYALAVTETPFETTKTERHIDVNLSTQTTTLWQNGQVYRSWSISSGAGEHATHTGEFRIGWKTSMQDMGCVPGYDYCTKDVPWVSYFNGDEGFHGTYWHNNFGTPMSHGCINMTISAAKELYDWAYRGTEVSVHY
- a CDS encoding YrdB family protein, translating into MTESPNVRAQAPLAPGMRPRPTAIEIGSVLCGIFAFVTLAIWGFTAWPLPWSIVAGIGAPALAILVWALFVSPRAVLAVHPFIRALVELFVYAAATVAWWSMGQAWIGLGFAIVAVVLGALNGRRRLA
- a CDS encoding IS30 family transposase, coding for MYSVAVRDAALAAVCAGASFSRAAAMLGVSDDIVSVWWRDSGGVPAGQGLSPVSEPIRPGGSGRALTLEERVEIQAGVRAGERQRAIAERIGRDQSVVSRELARHRGADGSYRAVMAQYAAQRDRRRVKPFKLDTNRQLAAQVEEWIDEGWSPRLIAQVLERDHPDDQTWRVSHETIYQALYVQGRGQLRQDLARQLSTGRVSRKSRASAARRSPSPFKEALVISERPAQVQDRAVPGHWEGDLILGAGGVSAIGTLVERSTRFAILLHLPGRHTADEVAAAMIREMSRLPSHLRRSITWDRGTEMADYAEIQLELQAPVYFCDPHSPWQRGTNENTNRLLRHWFAKGSDLSAWDGPALQKIADTLNSRPRPTLDLKTPAQALNEHLLKAA